The DNA window CGGTGTTCGTCACATACACAAGCTGCGTCCCGGCGATGGGCGCGAGTTGCGGCTCGCCTTGCGTTTGCAGCAACTCCGCCGGTTTCAGACTGACATAAATCACCGGCAAGGCATTGCGTTGCATGGCTTCGCTCAACGTGGGCCGCTGGTCGCCTGCGCCATCCAGCAAATCCACCTGCGCTGTTTGCGCCGCCACGGCCAACGCCTTTTTCAAATCGGACGGCGTACTCGCCGCCACGCTCCACGGGCCAGTCACGCTGTCCGCTTCCAGCCAGCCATCCAGCAGATGCAGATAGCATTTGCCTTTGTCGGCGTCGCGCACGATCAGCACGCGCGTATTGATGATGCGTTGCAGATGCGTGTCTTTGACCGGACGCCAGACCGGTTCGCCATCAACCAACACCAGAATTGCCTTGCTCGTACTGAATAGGATTTGCGGCGGTTGGTTGTTGAGCTGATAGCCTGCGCTCGCCGTCCGGGCCTGCGTGATGGACATCTCAGCCAACAAGCGATCAAGCGCGATCACTTCGTCGGTCTTCAGCGCCCGCGCTTGCAGGATGCCGTGGTAATGGGTGGCGCTTTCGGTGTTCGCGGGGAAACTGACTTTGGTGATGTTGAAATCAGTCAGCGTCACCAGCCGGTTGACCTTGTCTACCTCCGTGCGCGCGGTGAACCAGACCACGCCATAGGCCGGTTGTTTGCTCTGGCCGCTGGTGACGGCCACGGCGGCGCGCGCGGCAAATTTGTTGTCTTGCCATTTTTCGATCTGCGGTTGATAGACGGCAAAGGAGGTCGCGCCGTTGGTGAACGTGCGCGGCCAGCCTTTGTCGGTAAAGGCGTTTGTCTTCGCGTTTGGCTGGGCAGCGGGTTGCGCACAGGCCGACAAACAGGCCGCCATCAGCCAGCAAAGCGCGCCTAAGAGCGCGTAAAAGCGCGTGGCACTTCGTTTCATAGACCACCTCCGTTCGTTTTGTAATCAAAGTTTTCCGTGAGCAATTGCAACGCCTCTTTCGGATAATCCACGACCGTGCGCGCCATATAGGTCGGCCCCATCGGCAGATCGTCGAATTCGATCACGGCGCGCACCGGATTTCTTTCCAGCACCGTCGCGATTTCGACGCGGCGCTGTTTGCGGGTTCGGGCGTCGAGCCAAATCGTCAGCGTATCACCGGCTTGCAGGACGTTGCCGCCATGCAATTGCACGACGCCCTGATCCAGCCGGGCGGTAATGGTCGCGCTTGCCAGAAAGGCCTGCATCTTGGCGGGCGTGAGGTGGCTATACGCTTCCACCTGCGCGCGCAACGCATTGACCGTCTCGATGAAATCTTCCTTCTTCTTTTCAGCGATGCGCCCGAGGATTGGCCCTTTCGGCATAGCCGGAGGCGCAGAACCACCGATCTGACTCTTTTGCAGATTGCCGAGCGCGTCGTAACGCAGCGCGAACACTTGCGTGCTCTTGCTCTCGCCATTCTTGCGGACTTCGTTGCGCGACTTCCAGGTGTATTGTTTCAGCGCCTGGGCGTTCTGTTGCTGCGCGCGGGCGAACATTTCTTTGAGTTGCCCGGGGTCTTGCGCCTGGGCCACCAGCACGCTGCACAGCAGCAAGCGGATGAGCGACCCCGCGCCAATCCAGGCCCTCAATTTCGCCTTGTTGTTTTTGGTGTTCATCAAAATTCTCCTTCCTTCTCGCGTTGTGTTTGCAAGCGGAGAGAACAGTCTCTCCGCTTGCCTCGTTGTTTTCATTGGTAGTGATAAAAATGCAGGGCCGCATTTGCAGCCGCGTCACGACGAGCCTGAATTTAGTTCGGTTTTCACTACGGTGTACGGGAAACCGCGCAGCGGGGCAGTCCCGCGCGCGTGAGCAAGTGGACGTTGACATTGGGGCAGTAGGGGGCAAGCTTGACGCGCCGCTTGCTCACGCGCGCGGGACTGCCCCAATGTCAACGTCCACTTGCTCACGCGCGCGGTGCTGTCCCAACGTCAACGTCCGCTTGCTCACGCGCGCGGTACTGTCCCAACGTCAAGCTTGACGTCCGCTTGCTCCCGCGCGCGGGACTGTCCCAACGTCAACTGACTCCCGTAAACGCAACTGCAAACCGCTCTAGTCCGGCGTTTTCAATCCCGCAACTAACTTCGATTGCCGTGCTGCGGCAATCACAAGGCGGCCCTACCTCGCCCTTACTGCCTCCTTTTTATTTCTGTGAATAGGGGAAATTCTGGAACATCTTGTTGAGCGCCGTTTGCAGCGCCTTCTCATTCTTTTCCAGCTTGCTGCTGATGGTGCCGCTGGCGGTGCCGCGCCAGACAAATTTCTGGCTGTGCGTATCGCCGATGTCCACCATCAGTTGCCCCACCGGCACCTTGTCCACATTCACCGTGCCCGTGCCCCAGCGCCAGCCGCCCAACGGGCCGCCGCCAAAGGTGTTGATCGAAACCTGTGTGTCGGTGGCCGCGTGATAGACGACGACGCAATCGGGATTGCTCTCGACCTTGCGCAGCCCTTTCAGCGCCAATTGCGCCTCGATGCCCGCCACGATGCGTTGATGAATCATGGGATTGCGCGCCGCCGTGCCGGGCGCCCAGGCGTAGGTTTTGTATTGCGAAAGATTTGTGCCTTTGTCGGCATCCACGCTCACCTTTTGCGCCAGCGCGCTGCTGACACTGAGCAGCAGCAAGCCAAAACCCAGCACGATACGTGTTAATTTCATAGTGATCTCTCCTTTGCGTTGAAGCTTGTTTTGCATGTCCTTTTCCTTGTGTTGGCGCAGTTGCCTGCGCGATGAAGGCAACGTCACAGCGTTGCCCCTTGGTTGCCGCGCGTGGGCCGTGGCTCACGCGCGCGTTTGTTGATCGGTTGATTGTGGTTCTGTGGCGCCGTTGTCGCCTGGTGTCTCTTCCACCCGCTTGCCATAAACGTTTGAAATCGCCAGCACCAGAATGAGGGTGCAAAACCCGGTGAATAGCAGGATGGTTGCGAACATTACGAACTCCATACTCGATCTCCGTTCTCCTTTCTTTGAGCACGATGGCTCTTCACGTTGTTCTGACCAGTCAGGCCGCGTTCGAGAGCGGCTTCTGCCGGATGACTTGCGACGCCGGAGAGAAGGGCAAGCGCTTGGCCAAAGTGCCGAAAATTCCGGCAGTGCGTTCAAGCCGCTGAAGTGAAATAGGTTAGGCTGACAAAGGACGGATGAATCGCGGTTGCTGAGGCTGCGTGCCGAAGCGTTTGCCGACGAAATATCGTCAACTGCCGAAATATCGGAACTGGCGCGCTGCGCTGCGGCGCGTGAGCGGAACTGGCGGCTCAATCCTCTTTATGCGGCTTTATCGTTGGCGGGCAATGCCGAGTTTCTGCATGCGCGAATTCAGAGTGGTACGTTTCATGCCGAGCCGGGCTGCTGCGCCTTGCGGGCCGCTGATGACCCAGGCGCTTTCCTCGAGCGCGCGCAAAATGTGTTGGCGTTCGGCATCTTCAAGTGTAGCGATGGGAGTGGCGTCAACCGGGGGCGGCGCGGCTTTCAAATCCGCGAGCGAGATTTCGAGTTCAGCGCCTGAGGTGAGAATGACGGCGCGTTCGATCATGTTTTCGAGTTCGCGGATGTTGCCGGGCCAGTGATAGCGTTGCAAAGCGGCGACGGCCTCGGCGGGAATCGTCTTGATCTGCTTCTTCATCCGCC is part of the Acidobacteriota bacterium genome and encodes:
- a CDS encoding DUF4136 domain-containing protein, with product MKLTRIVLGFGLLLLSVSSALAQKVSVDADKGTNLSQYKTYAWAPGTAARNPMIHQRIVAGIEAQLALKGLRKVESNPDCVVVYHAATDTQVSINTFGGGPLGGWRWGTGTVNVDKVPVGQLMVDIGDTHSQKFVWRGTASGTISSKLEKNEKALQTALNKMFQNFPYSQK